In Mycobacterium gallinarum, a single window of DNA contains:
- a CDS encoding acyl carrier protein, whose protein sequence is MSGGAPSTTRGKATLTSDSGVPSHAVTSSNPEAVSAALTEILREDMNVDTRRVTRESRLIDDVGLDSVAFAIGMVAIEDKLGVALSEEDLLSCGTVGDLEAAILAKVPAAHLNS, encoded by the coding sequence ATGAGTGGCGGCGCTCCCTCGACCACGCGAGGTAAGGCTACCCTCACCTCGGATTCGGGTGTACCGTCCCACGCCGTGACTTCGTCCAATCCAGAAGCCGTGAGCGCTGCTCTCACCGAGATCCTGCGCGAAGACATGAATGTAGATACCCGCAGGGTCACCAGGGAATCCAGACTGATCGACGACGTCGGGCTCGACTCGGTGGCATTCGCAATTGGAATGGTGGCCATCGAGGACAAACTCGGGGTGGCGCTGTCCGAAGAGGACCTGCTCAGCTGTGGCACCGTGGGCGATCTCGAAGCGGCCATCCTCGCGAAGGTGCCCGCGGCCCACTTGAACTCGTGA